The Dreissena polymorpha isolate Duluth1 chromosome 4, UMN_Dpol_1.0, whole genome shotgun sequence region gtgtcacagtaaaaaaaaacacacaaatatccAACGCAACGAAGCAAAATGAACATTACAAACAGGGGTAACCGGCTAGACTAGGAACGTTCTAATAATACTTTAAGGAATCATTAAATAATGCaatgaataaatacaataaacaatatacatacaGATGATAATGAGCTGGTACACTGTACATTTAGATGATTTACATTTACCACAGCCCTTTAAAGAACACAATAACTAAAGTTGAAGTAGCTACAACCATGCCAAGTACATGCAAACTCTTATCAGAAAGCTAGAAAGTATACAAATACAAGTACAGTTAGTTACCGCAAATACCGAACAGTCAAGTGTTTCCTTTTTATTGTTGTTCTCTTATCACATAAACCATATAGACCTACACGTAACAAACAACCACAACAATACAATTATGAACACTATCATGACGTGGCGAATCTTACAATGACGACATTAATGTGTAGTTGTTTACGTCGACCTTCTTGGAAAATAGATTTAAGTTTATATGCACTTACGAATTGAGAATATAACGGACATTTTAAATCGTCGTGacgaacactgattgtttatgaaGAGCGAACGTATGCGTTGAATGAATCTTAAAGCGGAAGGTGTTCAAGTAAATGGAAAGTATGTCGTTAAAGCACCTAGTTGTGCATGGTTGCACGGGTTATGGTGATTGGATGCATGGAACCATGCGGTGATGGGGTTGAAAACTCGGTCGGTACTAAGGAATGTCAGCATATGGAGACTGTCTATAAGGAATAAACTTTACAAGCCTTAAGCGCCTGGAATTTTAGTGGTTTATTCACATGAGATTCACGAAAAAGAATGTGTATTTTTGAAATGTTCGTATGAACGTAAATTGTTCTACTCATACCTATGCATATAGAAAAGGCATTCGGATCTGGCTTGTTCAAGAATATAACATGGGTTTTGCGGACACGAATTACACTAACACAgtgtaaatgttttaataattttaacacttCACGCTCTatgataatattattaaacaagcaaattcgttgaattgatatcccccgccaatatgcttctggacacaaaagtgttatatttgacactcaaaaaagcatttttttcaagatacaaatgaccataactcctttattatccaatggtgtacaatgccatttggcgtgcatcatccttttatccatatatatactcataccaagtttcaatgaaatccgccaaagcacttccaagataaggCTCCGGACATAAAGAAGCATTCTTCCaagattcaaagggccataactctgttattaacagatgatgtacaatgccattaggcgtgcatcatcctcttatccatttatatactcataccaagtttcattgaaatccgccaaagcacttccaagatatggctccggacacaaaagtgccggacggacggacggaaggaaggacggacggaaagacggacggacggacggacaacgccaacacaatatccctccgcctatggcgggggataaaaacaaATCAGCAAACACATGTTCTACAATTGATTTCTTTCATATGGAATACTGAATGATGAATATAACTAGAAGCAATCGCACAGAGTTTCCCCAGAAACAAGTGCGAATTCGTTTGTCCTTGGTTTTCCAGAAATATCTCAGAATCGATTTTGTGTTTTTGGCAGAGAGCACAATTTGTTGATGCACACGGCTTGTTTCTATGGAAAGCAGTTCGCTATTGTCGCGTGTTACGATTTCAAGTTTGCCACCACGTCATAGTACTCTAAAAGCATCACAGCGTACTTTCTTGACATAAGTCCAtctaagttttatttattttgccggttaaagggacctttttacagatttttgcagattaaatgatttatattgataaatgcatacattggatataaaaggctccagtaaaaacacgaataaaataaaagacaaacaattaactctcaactgggcttgaaccactgacccctggagtaaaagtatatcgattagaccactcggccatccgtgctcatacgatAAGTGATGTATTGTAAacttataagcaatcctcgtagtgtcacaaaatacgacaacaacaaaactctccgtattattcaatcgtctcgcattgcaacgctttataggtttttataatcgtcaaaagatgcatataatggatattttagagcatggtaaatgttcagtattactgtttcctcacaaatattagaCCTACAATGCGCAGgtagaaatgtttaataaattataaattttatttataatatgaacATACGTTGGGATTTAACTAGAATGAAAAagtggcggggggggggggggctgaatATGGGCCGAGCAAGCTCTTTAGTGAAATATTGTCGTATGGTTAAGTTTGTAACTTGTTAGTGAGTTAGTTGTGCTGTTTTATGACCGGTACGTAATTATGCTGGTGTATCTTTGCAGCATATATTCCATGTGCAGGAtccttaatataataatatttcataCTAAATCCACGCTATACAGTACCTAACTAAATAAAAGCATATATACTATTTAAAAGCATATTGAAAAGAATGCTGCATAAAAGTGGGAATGGGCATGTAAATAGAATGGCCCACCAAGTGTGATTCTGCTTAAGTTAAATCCCTACATTTAGAAATCAAATAAATGCGTACAAACAAGTATAGGATATCATCTTAAATCACATTAGCGTCAATTAAAAGCACAGTGCGTTTCAAACGAACAGTTTTCCAAACATCTCCCAAGTGAACCAACAGCCGCTTGTATTTATGCATTGCAGAATTCTGTACGTGTTAACATCAAAACTATCGAAGTCTGTTATCAGCCTATGTTCGATTGACTGCACGATAAAAAGCACAACGTATTGTCTCGCTCATGAATTCGTAAGAGTGATGGAAAATGAACCAAACAATTGATACAAGTTGAACAACATACCATGAAGTTATACATCCCAAGTTTGATCAACCGATCCGCTTGAATCCACATCCTTTTAActtaattgaagaagttttcaccCATGTTCAGCCCGAGCACATTCGTCCTTCAAACATCCGCTTGTAGTTAAATTTGTAACGATTCAGCCGCTACGGCGTTTATCTTTGCCCCGTGTGGAGAGATTTATCATAGACTGGTATCCGGGAAAATTATCGCTCGAGGACAAGCAAGTGGTATTGTGTGTTTTCGTTACCACTGCTGAAAAACTCCTGTGGGCggtcattattaattattaattaataagtcCACGATATGACGATTTCGGATGTGTACATATAGTGTTATTGTGTATGTGACAAGCTACTCGGAATTCATGAAAAGTATAAGCTCTTGTTATAAGCTGATGAATGTTATTGTCAAACATAGATGGCTGGCGTGGAAACGtgtaattttcactgttaatgcTTTGTTCTTTTTTACAGGAAATTAATATTTTCACTATATGAGCTGCACTGTGGGTAAACAAGGCTAAATGCACGCGCATAAAAGGTCGTCCCATGTTAGctttgcagttcgcacaggctaatcttggacgacactttcctctttaatgtattttttaaaaatcgaACACTTCGGAAAGTGTGTTTTAGTAACGTTTATCGATACTGCGCATGCGTATGGCGGCACTTCTTTGCATTTCATTcttcaatttatttttcaactactTTACCGCACCCAAAAACCGTTAGCCCGGGACAAaatttcagttttataataataaaaaagtttattCAGCGTTAATACAAACGAGACTTGTGTGATTAGAAcccattaaaaaaatacttattaaaatataattatacacaCTTTTTTCCAAAATACATCAGTGTTAACCGTTGATAGACCCCTCAAATATTCACCAGAAGAAACTTTAATACAACTTTCTGAAGTATTTACATAATTGTAAAATTTGAGGGACGTCTCCAACCTCAGGCGGTTAATTGTTCAGTCAAACTATATCTACATAGACGCTATCTGATATAAATATCAATTGCCATGGTATAGTTTACAGTCGGCGTCCACACTTACCCGTGGATAACGGAGTTACGATAACTAAATGGTCGAGAGACGAACAAACATCGTAGCATTTATTTATCGGCgtaatctccctttatttgttgtCGAAGAATCGGTAAATGTCAGAAAGCATCAGAAGTTCTGATATTTGATTCAATATTTTGCAGGAACACACGCGGTTGCATGCTATGCTATATATTCTGGACGGGTTTGTTTTAAGCTTTTCGTATCGATTCcaaattttaagtttcaagttttcTTAATACTTAAATCCCAGTTTGGCATGAGAGATAACGACACACATTCGACATCAAGATTAAAAGGAGTAGCAAGATAAAACGTGGCATAATATACACGTGCTGAAAAGGGAAGACACTGTCCGGTTAGACTTGACGTTTGTttgaaattccataaaagcgtatGCTGTCTTATACTGAGCGctatacacatatgcattaagcccagatttcccagaacgaggatcaGTTGTAcaaaataaatcttttaaaaCATAGATCTGATTTCTCTTATGTTGTTTATCATTACtttgtataatattaaaacacaatatacCGGCTGaataaatgtgaaaacaatgaGGTATCAATGCAAATGTTATATAGAAAGGCATATGCTATTGTTTTAGCATAATGTCAattacaaataaagcttatttaaCTACTGTTGTTTAATCAATATTTGTCATTAgaagttttaaataaaacatttggtgGCGTTGACAGTTATTTCtctcatatttaaataaatactggATCTCATCACTTATTGCTTGATGGTCAAATAAGTTACACATTCAAATTAAACGTTCAATACCTAAATACCACCTACCTGATTCTAAATGCGATTGTAATTTTCAGTAACTGTTCCTTTCCTTTTGATCTAACATAACCCCAGTTACTTCCCTTAAAGGTGACTGTTTGATGTCCATAAACACGTTTATTTGAACACTGCTATCGTGGCCGTATGCCAATCCGTTATGGGATATCGGGTACCTACTTAACATTCAAGTTGTAATTACAAACTGTATTTGTGTAAGAGTGTTTTGTCTCTTATATAACGATTGATCAATGATTTTATACCGAGGCATAAGCTTAAAATTAAtccgtaaaataaaatacaatgatcTATTATCTCCAACACCatttatttcaatgtaaaagTTCCGATATAGATAATGAGAAACGATTTGTACAATTGACCAGTCAATAAACATTACGTAGAAATACAATCTGCTTACCAAACACCGCACACAAAACAGTAAAATACATGGACTGAAAATGgataaaaaatgaacaatgtacTACTAGTAGATAAATATTAATTCTAACCACAGGTTATATTTGTGCACGTTCTTCTCAATTTTGCGCTTTATTGCAAATGGTCCATCAAAGGTCAATGCTTAGTGAAATTACATTTCACAAAGTATTATTTGACATATACAATTATGCATACCTTTATTATTATGCGTGTGCTGTCAACCGTGTACCTAAACTATCGCCAGTACATAAAACTACTGTAGTTTAGCATTGTGCAATAGTTTACGCTACACGTACAAGTCGAATCGTTGAGTCGAGTCGGATTCGGaaagaaattaaatacaaatagaCAATACATTCAATGTATTgtctatttgtttttaatttctttCCGAATCCGTAGATAAGGCAACGAACTTTCATGCGCATATCAGTGCACAGTTTTGATCAAAGTCTGTTAAAACCTAGTAGTGTGCTCCTCGAAGTTTATTGCGCCGCTTTCCGGTACAGTGTCCCATACCGGCTCATCCATGTGTATATCTTCCGGTTTAATTAGAACTTCTGGCGAGTCAGACCTATCTGACGGCACGTAGGCTTCACCGCTAGACGCGTTACTGGAGTTACTACGTTTACTTTCATCAGCATCCCCTGCTTTGTTTCCCGTTTCATGTGTATATTTGCGTTCATCGAACTTGTTCACGCTTACGTATTCGTACATGTCCGCAGATTTACCGTCGTCGTCACCGACGGGTTCGTTATCCCGAAAGCGCTTGCTTTCGGCGAAAGAGCTCGGCTCCGAATGTTGGCTCTCTGGAAGCGAATCGCTTTGTTTGGCTGCGCTGGTTTTCTTAGATTTGTCAACATGCGCATACATCTCATTGTCTTCGCTCGGTGCCGAATGTTGGAACTCTGGACGCGAATCGTTTTGTTTGGCTGCGCTGGTTTTTATAGATTTGTCAACCTGTGCATACGTAGCCTGGTCTTCCTCGAGTATGACAAGGTTTTCGCGGCTTGCACTCAGTATTGTGACCCTGcaaaatagttaaatatattggATTGTGTTACCATTCCTTTTAGCctgaaatacatttgtacatttgaCACACATTTTCTTTTACCAAATGTAAATCTAAATTAACAGTTCAATAATGAGAGCAACACATTTTTTACATGACGAACgacacaatacatgtatatgcaaacaatgttcaatgtattatattttgataattataatgaGTAGTGCAACATTGCAATGCTTAAGTACTACAAGACGAGGCTCAATAGTAAACAGcaaaaatatttaatcttttaaataaataaattatcttcAATAAGTGGTTGCCCGACTTTGCGAGAGAGTCCTTTTTTCTCTTCCTGTTTCTCTTCCACCAGAAATGCACACACATGTTGCAATTCtgtcttttaacccatttatgcctagcgtctagaaaaaaggcattagcatgatgcggcgtctcatcagggtctccgctgtttgcttaaaggaatttctgtaagaagtattctaaatatagaaataaatatactagacatccctaattttggaaataaattgatccaatttagaaggatgggagagtctattaggcataaatgggttaaattaaaaaataaacaatcaacAATCTTCAGTCAGGACTGTCCTACTTTGCGAGTAGGTTCTCTTTCTCCTGTTTCTCTCTCAGCAGTTGCTGCTTCAGCTGCGTCAGCATCTCCTCTTGGTCTCGCTTTTCCGCCTCCAGCTTCGTCAGGTAGTTCCTTCAAACATTGACCACTTGGCATCAGTGGAATTGAGATGCATCTCAAATCAGAGCATCTTGgttcaatttaaattaatttatgtgaaaacggtgttttaatacatgtgcgtaatgtgttatCCCAGCCTGCACAGTCCGCACAGATTAaccagggtcgacactttccacatGAACTGGAAAAACTTTGCGGACTGCTCAGGTTAATCTGCAGCGATACATTACGTAATGCATGGAGCCAATATTCCTATAGCGGGGCTCATTTATATTGAACGAATGGCAGATATGATGTCGCGATTGCGATTGATATAAACATCTAAATGTAGTCCCTTGATTTAAAGCTTTTAAACATGTAGTTGTTTTTGCTGATATGTAATATACAACTAGTCTAGCCGAAAGGCCGCCGCGTACCTGCCGCGCTGGTTCCGGGCGGCCAGTTCTTGCAGCCTCTCTTGAAGGAGACGCTTGTCGGTCTCGAGGGCCACGATCACTCGCTTTCCCTTCTTGTCTTTCACCCCATGACTTGCTAGGCTCGTCAGACTGAAATTGTTTTCCAGTGACCTATTGATCTTCTGCCACTAATCATCATTATCTATGTCGTCTTcatgaactactactactactactgctggtgctactgcagctactactactagtactactactactactactactactagtactactactactactactactactactactactactactactactactactactactactactacttctactactactactactactgctactactactactactacttctactgctactactactactgctgatgctactgctgctgctgtaactaccgctactactactactgctggtggtgctgctgctgttactactgctgctactactacttctactactactactactactactactactactactactactactactactactactactactactactactactactactactactactactactactactactactactactactactactactactactactactactactactactactactactactactactactactactactacactactactactactactactactactactactactactactactactactactactactactactactactactaactactactactactactactactactatactacgactactatactacactactactactactactacgactactactactactactactactactactactactaactactactactactactaatactacactcactaatactactactactaactactactactactactactactaactactactactatactactactactactactactactactacttactactactactactactcctactactaataCCAaatccactactactacttctactactactattactactactactactactactactacttctactactactactgctactactactactactactactactactactactactactactactactactactactactactactactactactactactactactactactacgactactactactactactactactactactactactacttacgactactactactactactactactactactactactactactactactactactactactactactactactactactactactactactactactactgctgctgctgctacttctactactactactactacttctactactactactactactactactactactactactactactactactactacgcggTGCAGTTTTGCTCTTTAAGTGTTAATTATGATACCATTTACACAATGTGTAGTTTACCTCGTTGAAAGCAATCgcgatttttgcattttttcacgTTGCAATTCGTTGGACAATGTTCGTAGCTTTTCCTGCTGCTGCTGTAAATGATCTCTGGAAAGATCAAATGACAATATATGGGTGAATAATTCATTGTTAACAAACTCGTAGTAGTGTGTCAACTTAAAGTGGGTTAATTATTCGACTGATTAAGCCATTGTAGCCTTCAAACTTCGTCCCGCTTAAAAAGATTGTAATCTATTGACAGCTGAATAATAGGAATGTTTGTTTGTGTTAAAACTTAAGAATTTTGCTGAAAAACAAGAACATCAAGAACAATTACAAACCCGTATATcgcgatttatatataatgtcATATATAATTCCCAAAAATATAGTTACAGCATATATTTATGCTTTAATTTCAATGCCTTTATTATACATGGGCACATAAACTTAAGTTACATTGTCACCGTATCAATGATATCAATGTTTTAGTTCTACTCGTACAAAAATTCGTTGTGAACATACACTATTTCCATGTTCAACTCATTATACAAATCTTTCTTTGTCTTTGCGGTacagttaatatatttttatgtatataaaattcgctcttggaaaacagggcttaatgcatgtgcgagaAGTTTCGtgcatgattagcctgtgcagtccacacatgctaatgaGTGACGACCCATccggcttttatggtatttttggtttgaaAGAGCTCTCTTCGTAGCGAAAATCCACTAAAGGCGTAAAGTggagtccctgataagcctataaGGACCGCACAGGCAAATATCGGCagaaaatttacacacatgcattaagcccgaagcgcggctcatatattgtCGTGATTACCTGCCATTCTTGTTCCTGGCGGTCATGACCTCTAACTCCTCCTTCAAGTTCAAGTACTTGGTCTCCGCATCGTGATAGCGCCGCCGCCATTCCACATCCGTCATGTCAACGTCGCCCAGGGCTTTCAAGCTGCACAGTAAATAGTGGGTATTTAACACTTTTAGAGTGtgttttttaatatgtatacaatatgtaaataatatataaatatttttatttaaatatgataacTTTTCAAGTACCGGTGCGCTTATTAAGCTTCACTGAATTAATCTTTTCATGAAAGCCTGAATGGCTGATCATCAATAGCTTATCAGCATATGCGTGACATTTTTGCGAATCGAAGTACCTATGATTTCACACTTTCAAAGCAACTTCAGTTTGAATTGTATACAGTCAATTAGTGTCCATAGAGAGCAATAActaaaattaaaaatgtaattcTTTAATCGCGACTAAGCAATTGGGTACGATGAATATACATTGCATCAAAAGCTGTAGTAAAAATAACGTACCGCCAGAAAAAGTTCAAAATTATATGTATCTATCTATTTGAATAGTAAATTGATTCATTTCTATATAACGTATTTAATGTTAAGCGAGCATGTCAACAATTATCCATATACCTATCCAGTTCTTCTTTGTACCGATTGCATTTGGCCCGAAGTTGTTGCCCCTGTTTAATGGCAAGTCGTATGACTTTCTCCCGTTCTTGTATGATATCCAATAGTTTCTCTTCCTCCGATCTGTACCGCTTTATGTATCTGTCCATGAAGAGCATAGTGAGaattagaaaaacaacaacaatatactaTGAACGctttgttaaagcgagattatacgatttttgtatatgtgttaaattgaaatatgttgataaaaaataggcaagaacaaatatacattaaagacaaatatcataaaatgcagcaaagacaaattagcgctggagccgattgtgacgaagatatttcgataatattttcctacaataaccgaagcattcgtctttttagttagtgttcgtgtgtcgtttgaatagatatcgttgcaggaatttaaaatgaaccgttaaactaaattaagattcacatcgtacatgcatgaattacatgctggcgaattcgactgacaagacatttttgatttcagaattaaatatctggtttatttcgcatttctcgacacatgttcttcttaacttttattttattttatattgaaatatatgtttaataagttgttaacacattttatataaattaataaatatttgacaaaatcgtataatcccgCTTTAAGGTTCTCACACCAAGATTCCTTTTTTTGATGTTCACTTTCTTCAGAGAACTTTCAGGTGCCTTTCTGAAGACAGACCACAATGGCAAGCATGCTATACGAAGAGCAGGCTTGGAGCAACTTTTATATCACATTTCTAGCTGTGTTACTTTCAGTGCACTTctttatcataaaataattgttttgcttGTATTAtctatgttcatatttttacagagcttttaaaatttatttaaatacatgttcaaCCTTTCTAATTCAAATTTATTTCTTTTCACTTAAATTTATTGATGTAATTTTCATGTGGGGAATATAAATGCATTATGTTAGACAAAATACTAAGTACTTTTAAAGTCGCCTCGAATATGATGTTTTATCAATAACACGACAGCATTGCCAATCGCCTAATTTGAGCTACTAGGAGCTCTTAAACATTTAATAATGCATTAATTCGAtcagaatataaattcatatacTTCAGACTTTCCCACCTGTTTTGATAATTTAAACTGGAAGCCCTGGAGGTTGATTTAACAGTCATCACTTCGAAATTCGACAGATTTAGTGTCAGGTCTTGATCCACAGGTTGTTTTACATCGGTTTCCTAAATGGGAACGTAAACATACAATATTTTACAGtggtaatttatatatatatatataaatatatatatataatttttttatcatattgtgCAAAACTAATTGCAGTAACTGCGATACAACGTGTTCTACTTAGACTTATCTGTCTTGCGATTTAGTTATTTATATGTCGGCTACAGCGTAACTTGaaattgtgtatttaaaataaGAACAAACTCAATATGAAATctaatatattgaaataacagTAAACTGATAGTCAAACGCAGTATATTGGCATTGAAAATCATCGATTTAACACTTCCTTGTCTGTAATGTGAGTTCATATTAAGGGCGGATATCAGCATATAGCTCGTCTTTCTATCGACTCTGTTTAAAAAATACAGAAACGGAAAACTGCAGGCACGTTTTTatctaacaaacaaaaaccaaataattttatttatatattggcatATCGACCATAATTAACACAGAGTCAAAACCTGCATTGAATGTAGGAaagaattataattttataaccgGTTATAACTTCCCATGTTAAACAACCATAACGCATATTTCTATCGAgcacaattgaaataaaatactatGATTATTTCTACTGGCTTTTTTGTTCTGTCCAACATGCTATTGTTCTTAATACAACACAGCAGTATTGGCTTTAATACTGAATACTAACCACTAGTTTGAAACTAATATAGacgttttcaaaacatgaaaacaaatacAGCTGAAACGGCCACACCCAATTGTCCgtctgttttttttatatgttaacaTTATGTTAACATAGCACTTTACGTTTACATGCTCAATAATGTGGATATTAGCAGTAGGTTCTAGCCGTGGTTTCTTGCATGCATTTTTGTGCAATAATGAGACACAAAACCAAGAATATTATATTGCAATTCAAGGAACAAACAAACAGAACCAGCTCCTATGAAATGCACTGAAAGCATGTATACGTCTTTATAATGAGTATGCTATAAACACaagaataataaattataaatgactAAAATAAGAATCACGAACCTCACTGCGGTTTGATATATTGGTGTCCTGGAATGGCAACACGATGGGGCGGTCCCTTTGTATACTGTTCGTCGAAACCTCGGAATAATAGCTGCTCTGGCGTTGTTGGTTGTCTTGTTGTCGCTGCGGTTGTTGTCGCTGCTGTTGGTTTTGTCGCTCTTTAGGTGAGTTTTGCAAGCCCTCAACCACTTTGGGTCGGTCGTTGCAGTTGcccatgtttttattttgaatgttgtTAATTACCTCAGTTATTCATTTTCTGTGATATTTGGTTTTGTATAACAAAGCTTCAGGACATGTCAAGCTTACCATGATTTGATAGTTAACTTACTCTATAAACATAGATTTAAATGGTTCTTAAATTCAAAGTGAGTATTTACCACCTCTAATATGTTATCCAGATAAACACAATCTGTCTAATCTTGTCTAAAAAATCAGTTTATCTGCTCATAAAATCCAATTATACAAATTATCCTTATCGACCGCTAGCGTGGTTTATATTCTAAGTAAACCATGCGTGTTGAATCTtgtaatcaatatttaaaaataaaagtttaaatctCCTATGATTGCAAAAATCGCTCTTTCAACATTTCAACGTTGGTAAACAAATGTGATTACACAGGCCATTGCCCATGCGTCTTGTGTTACAAAGTACAAACTAGCTACACGTACTTTGCCTCCGCTTTAAACAATGACGAATCCACACGGACATATTGGAACATTACGTCTTTTGATACATTAGTCGAGCGTGTGAATCAGTATTGTTCACATGCATACCTTGCTATCGATCGCTTCAAGTATTGATTCAAAATGGAAATACGGTTATGACATGAGAAGTTATTGTCAAATACAACGCATTTTAAAGTAGTTTACATAGGCTATGCAAACCGAT contains the following coding sequences:
- the LOC127877817 gene encoding trichohyalin-like, with amino-acid sequence MGNCNDRPKVVEGLQNSPKERQNQQQRQQPQRQQDNQQRQSSYYSEVSTNSIQRDRPIVLPFQDTNISNRSEETDVKQPVDQDLTLNLSNFEVMTVKSTSRASSLNYQNRYIKRYRSEEEKLLDIIQEREKVIRLAIKQGQQLRAKCNRYKEELDSLKALGDVDMTDVEWRRRYHDAETKYLNLKEELEVMTARNKNGRDHLQQQQEKLRTLSNELQREKMQKSRLLSTSLTSLASHGVKDKKGKRVIVALETDKRLLQERLQELAARNQRGRNYLTKLEAEKRDQEEMLTQLKQQLLREKQEKENLLAKVTILSASRENLVILEEDQATYAQVDKSIKTSAAKQNDSRPEFQHSAPSEDNEMYAHVDKSKKTSAAKQSDSLPESQHSEPSSFAESKRFRDNEPVGDDDGKSADMYEYVSVNKFDERKYTHETGNKAGDADESKRSNSSNASSGEAYVPSDRSDSPEVLIKPEDIHMDEPVWDTVPESGAINFEEHTTRF